A genome region from Nitrospirota bacterium includes the following:
- a CDS encoding alternate F1F0 ATPase, F1 subunit alpha — MTRMQGKESPGNAPETLAAVLKEAFEPLEHALRGKRAAVEVRERGTVVSVGRGVARVAGLEGARSEELLAFPGGVYGIAFNLDPGSVGAILLGESPELAAGSDVRRTGRVVDVPVGDALLGRVVDAIGRPLDGKGPIGAHRRRPVEREAPPIMDRLPVTVPLQTGLKVVDALIPIGRGQRELILGDRQTGKTSIAVDAIINQRDTEVRSVYCSVGQRDSSVARVASDLEKRGALEQTVLVVASGEEPAGMRFIAPYAAMAMGEYFMERGEDALVVFDDLTQHARAYRELSLLLRRPPGREAYPGDIFFIHARLLERSTHLGEERGGGSLTALPIIETEAQNVSAYIPTNLISITDGQIYVSPALFHQGAMPAVDVGKSVSRVGGKTQLAAYRAVAGDLRLSYSQFVELEKFARFSTRLDEETKRRLQRGRRVREVLKQPLYEPVAAPEQIAVLHAVNAGVLDAVPLDMVAEAERRIRAALWERLPALAERVLAGERLGDRDRKALREVSEEAVRGITERR; from the coding sequence ATGACGCGGATGCAGGGGAAAGAGTCCCCGGGGAATGCGCCGGAGACGCTGGCGGCCGTCCTCAAGGAGGCCTTCGAGCCCCTGGAGCACGCCCTCAGGGGGAAGCGGGCGGCCGTTGAGGTACGGGAGAGGGGCACCGTGGTCTCCGTCGGCCGAGGGGTGGCCCGGGTGGCGGGCCTTGAGGGGGCCCGCTCCGAGGAGCTTCTCGCCTTCCCGGGCGGGGTCTACGGGATAGCCTTCAACCTCGACCCGGGCTCCGTGGGGGCCATCCTTCTGGGGGAGAGCCCGGAGCTTGCCGCCGGCTCGGACGTGCGCCGCACGGGGCGCGTCGTGGACGTGCCGGTGGGCGACGCCCTTCTGGGCAGGGTAGTGGATGCCATCGGCCGGCCCCTGGACGGCAAAGGCCCCATAGGCGCCCACCGCCGCCGGCCGGTGGAGCGGGAGGCCCCGCCCATCATGGACCGCCTGCCGGTGACGGTGCCCCTTCAGACGGGCCTCAAGGTGGTCGACGCCCTCATACCCATAGGGAGAGGGCAGAGGGAGCTCATCCTGGGGGACCGGCAGACGGGAAAGACCTCCATTGCCGTGGACGCCATCATCAACCAGCGCGACACGGAGGTGCGCTCCGTCTACTGCTCGGTGGGGCAGCGCGACTCCTCGGTGGCCCGTGTCGCCAGCGACCTGGAAAAGCGCGGGGCGCTCGAGCAGACGGTCCTGGTGGTGGCCTCCGGAGAGGAGCCTGCGGGGATGCGGTTCATCGCCCCCTATGCGGCCATGGCCATGGGCGAGTACTTCATGGAGCGGGGCGAAGACGCCCTGGTCGTCTTCGACGACCTCACGCAGCACGCCCGGGCGTACCGGGAGCTGTCCCTCCTGCTCAGGCGTCCCCCCGGCAGGGAGGCATACCCCGGGGACATATTCTTCATCCACGCCCGCCTCCTGGAGCGCTCCACCCACCTCGGCGAAGAGAGGGGCGGCGGCTCTCTCACCGCGCTTCCCATCATCGAGACGGAGGCGCAGAACGTCTCGGCGTACATCCCCACCAACCTCATCTCCATAACGGACGGACAGATTTACGTCTCCCCCGCCCTGTTCCACCAGGGCGCGATGCCCGCCGTGGACGTGGGGAAGTCCGTCTCCCGTGTGGGAGGCAAGACCCAGCTTGCGGCCTACCGCGCGGTGGCCGGGGACCTCAGGCTCTCGTACTCCCAGTTCGTGGAGCTTGAGAAGTTCGCCCGGTTCAGTACGCGCCTGGACGAGGAGACGAAGCGGAGACTTCAGAGGGGCCGCAGGGTGCGCGAGGTTCTGAAGCAGCCCCTGTACGAGCCCGTGGCCGCGCCGGAGCAGATAGCGGTCCTGCATGCCGTAAACGCGGGGGTCCTGGACGCGGTGCCCCTGGACATGGTGGCCGAGGCCGAGCGGCGCATCCGCGCGGCCCTCTGGGAGAGGCTGCCCGCGCTGGCCGAGAGGGTCCTGGCAGGCGAGAGGCTCGGGGACCGCGACAGGAAGGCCTTGCGGGAGGTTTCCGAGGAAGCCGTCCGCGGCATCACGGAGAGGAGGTAG
- a CDS encoding F0F1 ATP synthase subunit gamma, translated as MAQTLQELGRRIQSAQDLLDIVGTMKSLAAVSISHYEQAAASIGQYDHTVALALRALFRARRAALGRRARRAEEEGGAACAVVFGSDQGLCGAFNDHIVTHALGAMERGGAGGLMTLVIGSRAGQLLAQEGVDIDELLAVPASLPGITSIVQHVLTRLDEWQREREMRRVLLFHNRPLAGAAYEPRTMRLLPLDESWYRDLMEKGWPTRQVPAFTMERQALFSALVRQYLFVSLYRAQAESMAAESAGRLSAMQAAERNIEERLEEFQSSFRRMRQSAITSELLDVISGFEALGGERSET; from the coding sequence GTGGCACAGACGCTGCAAGAGCTCGGGCGCCGCATCCAGAGCGCCCAGGACCTTCTGGACATCGTGGGCACCATGAAGAGCCTGGCCGCGGTGAGCATCAGCCATTACGAGCAGGCGGCTGCCTCCATCGGCCAGTACGACCACACGGTGGCGCTCGCCCTGAGGGCGCTGTTTCGGGCAAGACGCGCGGCCCTGGGCCGGCGGGCCCGCCGGGCCGAGGAGGAAGGGGGCGCCGCCTGCGCGGTGGTCTTCGGCTCGGACCAGGGGCTCTGCGGCGCTTTTAACGACCACATCGTAACGCACGCCCTGGGAGCAATGGAGCGGGGCGGGGCCGGCGGCCTCATGACGCTTGTCATCGGCTCCCGGGCCGGGCAGCTTCTTGCGCAGGAGGGGGTGGACATCGACGAGCTCCTGGCCGTGCCGGCCTCCCTGCCGGGCATCACGTCGATTGTCCAGCACGTCCTCACGAGGCTGGATGAATGGCAGAGGGAGCGGGAGATGCGCCGGGTGCTTTTGTTTCATAACAGGCCCCTGGCGGGGGCGGCCTACGAGCCCCGCACCATGCGGCTCCTTCCCCTCGATGAGAGCTGGTACCGGGACCTCATGGAGAAGGGATGGCCCACCCGCCAGGTGCCGGCCTTCACCATGGAGAGGCAGGCCCTGTTTTCGGCCCTTGTGCGGCAGTACCTTTTCGTGTCCCTGTACAGGGCGCAGGCGGAGTCCATGGCCGCCGAGAGCGCAGGCCGCCTCTCGGCCATGCAGGCCGCGGAGCGCAACATAGAGGAGCGGCTCGAGGAGTTCCAGAGCTCTTTCCGGCGCATGCGGCAGAGCGCCATAACCTCGGAGCTCCTGGACGTCATCAGCGGGTTCGAGGCCCTGGGCGGCGAAAGGAGTGAGACATGA
- the galT gene encoding galactose-1-phosphate uridylyltransferase — translation MKESQVRQNKATRQWVIFAPERRRRPTDFMRPREGRTREPEHDPDCPFCPGNEGRLPDIIEEVRDARGRWLTRVVPNKFPALTPTGELARSREGIYLAMGGFGHHEVIVETPLHNLQPGQMSEEEAGGIVRTYLSRYRVLTEEEKTMMVIVFRNHGERAGTSLRHPHSQLIATGMVPHHVRWREEEAERYFDEWGRCVFCDILEFEERAGLRVVLANASFLVFVPYAAEVPFELWVMPRIHRADFGDMSEEEARDLASALRGALGILHRRLGDPDYNMVVNTSARYRAGEPRLHWYVQVRPRLLTAAGFEIGSGIGINPSLPEDDAAFLRGEGKQ, via the coding sequence ATGAAGGAAAGCCAGGTCCGCCAGAACAAGGCGACGCGCCAGTGGGTCATATTCGCCCCGGAGCGGAGGCGCCGGCCCACGGATTTCATGCGCCCCCGGGAGGGCCGCACCCGCGAGCCGGAGCACGACCCGGACTGTCCCTTCTGCCCCGGCAACGAGGGACGCCTGCCGGACATCATCGAGGAGGTGCGCGATGCCCGGGGGCGGTGGCTCACGCGGGTGGTGCCGAACAAGTTTCCCGCCCTGACCCCCACCGGAGAGCTGGCCAGAAGCCGGGAGGGCATCTACCTGGCCATGGGGGGCTTCGGCCACCACGAGGTCATCGTGGAGACGCCCCTGCATAACCTCCAGCCGGGGCAGATGAGCGAGGAGGAGGCGGGCGGCATCGTGCGGACCTACCTCAGCCGTTACCGGGTCCTCACGGAGGAGGAGAAGACGATGATGGTCATCGTCTTTCGAAACCACGGCGAGCGGGCCGGAACCTCCCTGAGGCATCCGCACTCCCAGCTCATCGCCACCGGGATGGTCCCCCACCACGTCCGGTGGAGGGAGGAGGAGGCCGAGCGGTACTTCGACGAATGGGGCCGGTGCGTCTTCTGCGACATCCTGGAGTTCGAGGAGAGGGCGGGCCTGCGCGTCGTCCTCGCGAACGCCTCCTTCCTGGTCTTCGTGCCCTATGCCGCGGAGGTCCCCTTCGAGCTCTGGGTGATGCCCCGCATCCACCGGGCCGATTTCGGAGACATGAGCGAGGAGGAGGCCCGGGACCTGGCCTCGGCCCTCCGGGGGGCGCTGGGCATCCTGCACCGGAGGCTCGGGGACCCGGACTACAACATGGTCGTCAATACCTCTGCGCGCTACCGGGCCGGGGAGCCCCGGCTTCACTGGTACGTGCAGGTCAGGCCGCGCCTTCTTACGGCGGCCGGTTTCGAGATAGGCTCCGGCATCGGCATCAACCCCTCCCTGCCGGAGGACGACGCGGCCTTTCTGCGCGGGGAGGGGAAGCAATGA